A stretch of the Amycolatopsis sp. BJA-103 genome encodes the following:
- a CDS encoding GH92 family glycosyl hydrolase yields MTITGFFSSFETGDPQPVDPALRVGTGPRSSPTAKPGVGFTGTRALRYENSLRATVFEVDVEVNGNTELSYVVFPEAETDAVPSYRSTFVALDVEFADGTRAGFSAEKQGQDKTLYVDQWNLVRRGLGEFAGRRIARIVLVSEPPDGESAGWLDDVRVTERVAEIRDPVDHVRTTRGTHSSDKFSRGNNFPATAVPHGFNFWTPVTDAGVTNWLYSYHRHNDAANRPALQAFALSHQPSPWMGDRHTFQVMPGIGPVEPDRSRRALAFSHDDEIDRPHHYGVRFANDVTTDIAPADHAALFRFTFPGERGWLLFDNARNRGGLRLDAANGVVTGHTWVRSRLSAGAKRMFVHAEFDVPAERGGKIRRPAWRTVTGFLEFAAGEVTMRIATSLISLAQAKRNLELEIPAGTSFEQVRDQARARWAEVLDRVEIEGATEDQRDTFYSNLYRLFLYPNSAHEDTPDGVRHASPVIRRLRPSTRTRTAAKVVDGEMYVNNGFWDTYRTTWPAYALLTPGRCGRMIDGFVQQYREGGWISRWSSPGYANLMTGTSSDVAFADAYLKGVRGFDVEAAYEAALKNATVTPRGQSVGRKGLHESIFLGFTPTSVHEGLSWALEGCVNDFGLANLADELGRLDDAAYFRQRSQQYANHFDHLIGFFQGRNRDGSRHFAAEGYDPEAWGGDFTETNSWNTAFSVPHDGAGLAALHGGTEALESKLDTFFATPETGRKPGSYGGLIHEMTEARDVRMGQYGHSNQPSHHIPFIYNHAGAPSKTQRIVREVLRRLYVGGDLGQGYPGDEDNGEMSAWYIFGALGFYPLAMGSPEYAIGSPLFTKATVHLENGKDLVVEAPGNTADTVYVHGLTIDGRPHESSTLPHSALADGAVLEFTMGERPSGWGRSPAEPADPRPLADITVGSGALFDDTTRTEITFPSREPVIDFPTDGSAREVVMYTLTSGSRRGDPRSWVLEGSDDGERWALLDQREGEVFRWRRQTRPFALAEPAKYARYRLRVTSSTARRVTLAQGELLAR; encoded by the coding sequence GTGACGATCACCGGGTTCTTCTCCTCCTTCGAAACGGGTGATCCGCAGCCGGTGGATCCGGCCTTGCGCGTCGGCACCGGGCCACGGTCGTCGCCGACGGCGAAGCCGGGCGTCGGGTTCACCGGCACACGCGCCCTCCGCTACGAAAACTCGCTGCGCGCGACGGTGTTCGAAGTGGACGTCGAGGTCAACGGCAACACCGAACTGTCCTATGTGGTCTTCCCCGAGGCCGAGACCGACGCGGTCCCCAGCTATCGCAGCACGTTCGTGGCCCTGGACGTCGAGTTCGCCGACGGGACGCGCGCCGGGTTCAGCGCCGAGAAGCAGGGCCAGGACAAGACGCTGTACGTCGATCAGTGGAACCTGGTGCGGCGCGGGCTGGGCGAGTTCGCCGGACGGCGGATCGCCAGGATCGTCCTGGTCAGCGAACCACCGGACGGCGAAAGCGCGGGCTGGCTGGACGACGTCCGGGTCACCGAGCGCGTCGCCGAGATCCGCGACCCGGTCGACCACGTCCGCACCACCCGCGGCACGCATTCCAGCGACAAGTTCTCGCGGGGCAACAACTTCCCCGCGACGGCCGTCCCGCACGGCTTCAACTTCTGGACCCCGGTCACCGACGCGGGCGTCACCAACTGGCTCTACAGCTACCACCGGCACAACGACGCCGCCAACCGTCCGGCGCTGCAGGCGTTCGCGCTGTCGCATCAGCCGAGCCCGTGGATGGGCGACCGGCACACCTTCCAGGTGATGCCGGGAATCGGCCCGGTCGAGCCGGACCGGTCCCGCCGCGCGCTCGCGTTCTCCCACGACGACGAAATCGACCGGCCGCATCATTACGGTGTCCGGTTCGCCAACGACGTCACCACCGACATCGCCCCGGCGGATCACGCGGCCCTGTTCCGGTTCACCTTCCCGGGTGAGCGCGGCTGGCTGCTGTTCGACAACGCCCGCAACCGGGGCGGGTTGCGGCTGGACGCGGCGAACGGCGTGGTCACCGGTCACACCTGGGTCCGCAGCAGGCTGTCGGCCGGGGCGAAGCGGATGTTCGTCCACGCCGAGTTCGACGTCCCGGCCGAACGCGGCGGGAAGATCCGGCGCCCGGCCTGGCGCACGGTGACCGGGTTCCTGGAGTTCGCGGCGGGTGAGGTGACGATGCGGATCGCGACGTCGCTGATCAGCCTCGCGCAGGCGAAGCGGAACCTCGAGCTGGAGATCCCCGCCGGAACGAGCTTCGAGCAGGTCCGCGATCAGGCCCGCGCGCGGTGGGCCGAGGTGCTGGACCGCGTCGAGATCGAGGGCGCCACCGAGGACCAGCGCGACACGTTCTACTCCAACCTCTACCGCCTGTTCCTGTATCCGAACTCCGCGCACGAGGACACCCCGGACGGTGTCCGCCACGCGAGCCCGGTCATCCGGCGTCTCCGGCCCAGCACCCGCACCAGGACCGCCGCGAAGGTCGTGGACGGCGAGATGTACGTCAACAACGGCTTCTGGGACACCTATCGGACCACGTGGCCCGCGTACGCCCTGCTCACCCCCGGCCGGTGCGGGCGGATGATCGACGGTTTCGTCCAGCAGTACCGCGAAGGCGGCTGGATCTCGCGCTGGTCCTCCCCCGGGTACGCCAACCTGATGACCGGGACCAGTTCCGACGTCGCGTTCGCCGACGCCTACCTCAAGGGTGTGCGCGGGTTCGACGTCGAGGCCGCCTACGAAGCGGCGTTGAAGAACGCGACGGTGACGCCGCGGGGGCAGAGCGTCGGCCGGAAGGGCCTGCACGAGTCGATCTTCCTCGGGTTCACGCCGACGTCGGTCCACGAGGGCCTGTCGTGGGCGCTGGAAGGCTGCGTCAACGACTTCGGCCTGGCCAATCTCGCCGACGAGCTCGGCCGTCTGGACGACGCCGCGTACTTCCGGCAGCGCTCGCAGCAGTACGCGAACCACTTCGATCACCTGATCGGGTTCTTCCAGGGCCGCAACCGCGACGGCAGCCGTCACTTCGCCGCCGAGGGCTACGACCCGGAGGCGTGGGGCGGCGACTTCACCGAGACGAACTCCTGGAACACCGCCTTCTCCGTCCCCCACGACGGTGCCGGGCTCGCCGCGCTGCACGGCGGCACCGAAGCGCTGGAGTCCAAACTGGACACGTTCTTCGCGACCCCGGAGACCGGCCGGAAACCGGGGTCGTACGGCGGGCTGATCCACGAGATGACCGAGGCCCGCGACGTCCGGATGGGACAGTACGGGCATTCCAACCAGCCGTCGCACCACATCCCCTTCATCTACAACCACGCCGGTGCGCCGTCGAAGACGCAGCGGATCGTGCGGGAGGTCCTGCGGCGGCTCTACGTCGGCGGTGACCTCGGCCAGGGTTATCCGGGCGACGAGGACAACGGCGAGATGTCCGCCTGGTACATCTTCGGCGCGCTCGGGTTCTACCCGCTGGCGATGGGCAGCCCCGAGTACGCGATCGGGTCGCCGCTGTTCACGAAGGCGACCGTCCACCTGGAGAACGGGAAGGACCTGGTCGTCGAGGCGCCCGGCAACACCGCGGACACCGTCTACGTCCACGGGCTGACGATCGACGGACGTCCGCACGAGAGCAGCACGCTCCCGCATTCGGCACTGGCCGACGGCGCGGTGCTGGAATTCACCATGGGCGAGCGGCCGTCGGGCTGGGGCCGGTCCCCCGCCGAACCGGCCGACCCGCGCCCGCTCGCGGACATCACGGTGGGCTCGGGCGCACTGTTCGACGACACCACCAGGACCGAGATCACCTTCCCCTCCCGCGAACCGGTCATCGACTTCCCCACGGACGGCTCCGCGCGCGAGGTCGTGATGTACACGCTGACCTCGGGAAGCCGCCGGGGTGATCCGCGCTCGTGGGTGCTGGAGGGGTCCGACGACGGCGAGCGCTGGGCGCTGCTGGACCAGCGTGAGGGCGAGGTGTTCCGATGGCGCCGCCAGACGCGGCCGTTCGCCCTCGCAGAGCCGGCGAAGTACGCCCGTTACCGTCTCCGTGTCACCTCGTCCACCGCCAGGCGGGTCACCCTCGCCCAAGGAGAGCTGCTCGCCCGATGA
- a CDS encoding RNA polymerase sigma-70 factor — MDGATEFEELRPVMFGLAYRLLGSAAEAEDAVQDAYLKWAGAERGSIESPRAWLAKVVTNLCLNRLTSARVQRERYVGPWLPEPVLTSDDTLGPLETAEQRDSVSLAMLVLLEQLSPVERAVFVLKEAFAYSHREIAAILDVSEVNSRQLHSRARRDLARPDERRVSDPSQLEKLVESFLSAARDGDLPALESLFTAEVTAWSDGGGKASAGRRPVHGAAKVARLYAGMFARATQVSIEIIEVNGGPAVIATVGDALYGILGFEVVDGRISGLRAVANPDKLAFASRQLSRSGWPAGS; from the coding sequence ATGGACGGCGCGACGGAATTCGAGGAACTGCGTCCCGTCATGTTCGGGCTCGCGTACCGCCTCCTCGGTTCGGCCGCGGAGGCGGAAGACGCCGTCCAGGACGCCTACCTGAAGTGGGCGGGCGCCGAACGCGGGTCGATCGAGTCGCCGCGGGCGTGGCTGGCGAAGGTGGTCACCAATCTCTGCCTGAACCGGCTGACCTCGGCCAGGGTCCAGCGCGAGCGGTATGTCGGGCCGTGGCTGCCCGAACCGGTCCTGACCTCGGACGACACGCTCGGTCCGCTGGAGACGGCGGAACAGCGGGATTCGGTGTCGCTGGCGATGCTGGTGCTGCTGGAACAGCTCAGCCCGGTCGAGCGGGCGGTGTTCGTGTTGAAGGAGGCCTTCGCCTACAGCCATCGCGAGATCGCCGCGATCCTCGACGTCTCCGAGGTCAACTCGCGCCAGTTGCACAGCCGGGCCCGGCGGGATCTCGCCCGACCCGACGAGCGACGGGTTTCGGACCCGTCGCAGCTGGAGAAGCTCGTCGAGAGCTTCCTGTCGGCGGCACGGGACGGTGACCTGCCTGCCCTGGAGAGCCTGTTCACCGCCGAGGTCACGGCGTGGTCGGACGGTGGCGGCAAGGCCTCCGCGGGTCGGCGCCCGGTGCACGGCGCCGCGAAGGTCGCGCGTCTGTACGCCGGGATGTTCGCGAGAGCCACGCAGGTGTCGATCGAGATCATCGAGGTCAACGGCGGGCCTGCGGTCATCGCGACGGTCGGCGATGCGCTGTACGGCATCCTCGGGTTCGAGGTCGTGGACGGCCGGATCTCCGGGCTCCGCGCGGTCGCGAATCCGGACAAACTCGCGTTCGCCTCGCGGCAGCTGTCACGTTCCGGGTGGCCCGCCGGTTCTTGA
- a CDS encoding FUSC family protein, with protein sequence MIARITQATTDRLVASDPGLVRLRLGFSAVLSIIVAVLAILPFHQPLTVTLVAAIAAMTSAFTVNDTTPGQQAVTLVLGLLLGAASLTAASVGSAVPPLDSIVFVLLIFVAVYAQRFGSRGIALGSLSFFLFFFAMFLQTHLKQVPVLLLALTIGIAANAVVRFLLLRRRTDAEFLRIRRAFRARLAAVVRAAEDHLAVGGSERTRKRLRTTNARMHESVLLIEDTAPEVTGADSANRLRRRAIEVELAVQWLTITVQRTCAEDLDDDVRDDLIARMRRFRSLIERDPRELPLISETEEFSKMLVEGSRIDEHAAPGDGVRRAIAELALADVRAQRVAEHDVSDAGGDPEDPDEEKSAAFAYDNQTRSAIQAVVGGGLAVLGGELVSSQRWYWAVLTVFVVFIGSSTAGATFVKGVRRLGGTLIGIVGGLVLTLLVSGSVPATLALILVCVFGMVYMARVSQVIMAFFITSMLGLLYSLLGTFSLEVLWIRVAETAVGAAAGVLAAVVIVPVRTRAVMLDDVSALLDELDEFVQKAAGLLSGAENVSVIEKSRDLDRAVDKVRTTIEPLTHPVNLSSRRDYGWHVLTTVETIAFRARHVAARSQAGLLVNEADRLMLYTGRIRANIAVLGKAIGAPGGSGHGTLVRDDGTPVADRIDDPQARSVLTSLGHLDETVIALGRVFGVEATDPAPSGKG encoded by the coding sequence ATGATCGCCCGCATCACCCAGGCCACGACCGACCGTCTGGTCGCCTCCGATCCCGGCCTGGTCCGGCTCCGGCTCGGCTTCTCGGCCGTCCTCAGCATCATCGTCGCGGTGCTGGCCATCCTGCCGTTCCACCAGCCGCTCACGGTCACACTCGTCGCCGCGATCGCCGCGATGACATCCGCCTTCACCGTCAACGACACGACCCCGGGACAGCAGGCGGTGACGCTGGTGCTGGGGCTGCTGCTCGGCGCGGCATCGCTCACCGCGGCCAGTGTCGGTTCGGCGGTGCCGCCACTGGACAGCATCGTGTTCGTGCTGCTGATCTTCGTCGCGGTCTACGCGCAGCGGTTCGGTTCGCGCGGGATCGCGCTGGGATCGCTGTCGTTCTTCCTGTTCTTCTTCGCGATGTTCCTGCAGACCCACCTGAAGCAGGTGCCGGTGCTGCTGCTCGCGCTGACCATCGGGATCGCCGCCAACGCGGTGGTCCGGTTCCTCCTGCTACGCCGGCGCACCGACGCGGAGTTCCTCCGGATCCGGCGGGCGTTCCGGGCAAGGCTCGCCGCGGTGGTGCGGGCCGCCGAAGACCATCTCGCGGTCGGCGGCAGCGAGCGCACCCGCAAGCGGCTCCGCACGACGAACGCCCGTATGCACGAGTCCGTGCTGCTCATCGAGGACACCGCGCCCGAGGTCACCGGCGCGGACTCGGCCAACCGGCTCCGGCGCCGCGCGATCGAGGTCGAGCTGGCGGTGCAATGGCTGACGATCACCGTGCAACGCACCTGCGCCGAGGATCTCGACGACGACGTCCGGGACGACCTGATCGCGCGGATGCGGCGGTTCCGGTCGCTGATCGAACGTGATCCACGGGAACTGCCGCTGATCAGCGAGACCGAAGAGTTCAGCAAGATGCTGGTGGAAGGCAGCCGGATCGACGAGCACGCCGCGCCCGGCGACGGGGTCCGCCGGGCCATCGCCGAACTCGCGCTGGCCGACGTACGTGCGCAGCGGGTCGCCGAGCACGACGTCTCCGACGCCGGGGGTGATCCCGAGGATCCCGACGAGGAGAAGTCGGCGGCGTTCGCCTACGACAACCAGACCCGCAGCGCGATCCAGGCCGTGGTGGGCGGCGGGCTCGCCGTCCTCGGCGGGGAGCTGGTGTCGAGTCAGCGGTGGTACTGGGCGGTGCTGACGGTGTTCGTGGTGTTCATCGGCTCGTCGACCGCGGGCGCGACGTTCGTGAAGGGCGTCCGGCGGCTCGGCGGGACGCTGATCGGCATCGTGGGCGGGCTGGTGCTGACGCTGCTGGTGTCGGGCAGTGTGCCCGCGACGCTGGCGCTGATCCTGGTGTGCGTGTTCGGCATGGTCTACATGGCGCGGGTGTCGCAGGTGATCATGGCGTTCTTCATCACCAGCATGCTCGGGCTGCTCTACAGCCTGCTGGGGACGTTCAGCCTCGAGGTGCTGTGGATCCGGGTCGCGGAGACCGCGGTGGGCGCGGCGGCGGGTGTGCTCGCGGCGGTGGTGATCGTGCCGGTGCGCACCCGTGCGGTGATGCTGGACGACGTCTCGGCGTTGCTGGACGAGCTGGACGAGTTCGTCCAGAAGGCCGCGGGCCTGTTGTCCGGCGCGGAGAACGTCAGTGTCATCGAGAAGTCGCGTGATCTGGACCGGGCGGTGGACAAGGTCCGCACGACGATCGAGCCGCTCACCCATCCGGTGAACCTGAGCAGCCGGCGTGACTACGGCTGGCACGTGCTGACGACAGTGGAGACGATCGCGTTCCGCGCCCGGCACGTCGCGGCGCGGTCGCAGGCCGGGCTGCTGGTGAACGAGGCGGATCGGCTGATGCTGTACACCGGGCGGATCCGGGCGAACATCGCGGTGCTGGGGAAGGCGATCGGCGCACCCGGCGGTTCCGGGCACGGGACGCTGGTCCGGGACGACGGCACACCGGTGGCGGACCGGATCGACGATCCGCAGGCGCGTTCGGTCCTCACCAGTCTCGGGCATCTCGACGAGACGGTGATCGCGCTGGGTCGCGTATTCGGGGTCGAAGCCACCGATCCGGCGCCGTCCGGGAAAGGGTGA
- a CDS encoding SDR family oxidoreductase, with amino-acid sequence MTKPILVTGGTGDLGREVVRRLSAEGLPVRVMSRRPRPSGESHEWARCDLRTGDGLAEAVTGVSVIIHCASTLGRGDEQVTRNLVEAARRAGGPHLVYISIVGIDVIRFFYYDEKLASEKVIEESGLPWTVLRATQFHDLVARASAVQRRLPVTFMPSGFRFQPVSTGDVADRLVALASGEPAGRVPDLGGPEVRTARDLAEAHQRSVGRRKPIVPLWLPGKAFRAFRAGGNLTPENATGVGTFEEFLSSRG; translated from the coding sequence GTGACGAAACCGATCCTGGTGACCGGCGGTACCGGCGATCTCGGCCGTGAGGTGGTGCGGCGGCTGTCCGCCGAGGGACTGCCGGTCCGGGTGATGAGCCGACGGCCGCGCCCTTCCGGCGAGTCCCACGAGTGGGCGCGGTGTGATCTGCGGACCGGTGACGGTCTCGCCGAGGCCGTCACCGGTGTGTCGGTGATCATCCATTGCGCGTCGACCTTGGGCCGCGGGGACGAGCAGGTGACGCGGAACCTGGTCGAGGCCGCGCGGCGGGCGGGCGGGCCGCATCTCGTGTACATCTCGATCGTCGGCATCGACGTGATCCGGTTCTTCTACTACGACGAGAAGCTGGCCTCGGAGAAGGTGATCGAGGAGTCCGGTCTGCCGTGGACGGTGTTGCGCGCGACCCAGTTCCACGACCTCGTCGCGCGGGCGTCGGCGGTGCAGCGGCGGCTGCCGGTGACGTTCATGCCGTCCGGCTTCCGGTTCCAGCCGGTCAGCACCGGTGACGTCGCGGACCGGCTGGTCGCGTTGGCCTCCGGCGAGCCGGCCGGGCGGGTACCGGATCTGGGCGGCCCCGAGGTGCGGACCGCCCGTGACCTGGCGGAGGCCCACCAGCGGTCGGTGGGGCGCCGGAAACCGATCGTGCCGCTGTGGCTGCCCGGCAAGGCGTTCCGGGCGTTTCGGGCGGGCGGGAACCTGACGCCGGAGAACGCGACCGGAGTGGGCACCTTCGAGGAGTTCCTCTCTTCCCGCGGTTAG